The Thermoleophilum album genome contains a region encoding:
- a CDS encoding hemolysin family protein → MTAVLLIAAVFALVALNGFFVAAEFALVRARQGRLEELAKAGSSGARTALRQLELIDQYLAACQLGITMTSIGIGFLGEPAVARLIEPLFTGALGHAVALGISVTLAYVLVTALHITLGEQVPKIYAIVHAERTAAFLARPLGWFNTLFRPAVHALNGASNAILRLLRVDPRAEFEQGITAEELKYLIVRGLRAAQLDPGEAGMLSGVFHLHEQQARHVMTPIPAVVTCDVSETAGVALRRCVDSGHTRLVVTEQGSTDKVRGVVHVNSLARRVLTEGPDAPIEGAIKDVLIVPETKPLDDLLADLQRERASMAVVIDEYGRTVGIVTVEDILEEIVGEIADETDPVVTGVRRLRNGDWWVRGHVPITDLRDYGIDLPIEPGEYNSIGGYVFGQLGRLPKRGDLVRIDGFSLRVESVRENRIEAVRIRDHRGEPPPSQERQKDDRNGQKDGRADSGRAAYSEPPPPGEGRPVERAAADPDARTS, encoded by the coding sequence ATGACCGCGGTGCTGCTGATTGCTGCTGTTTTCGCGCTGGTCGCCCTCAATGGTTTCTTCGTGGCCGCCGAGTTCGCGCTGGTAAGGGCGCGGCAAGGGCGACTCGAGGAGCTCGCCAAGGCCGGCAGCAGCGGTGCCCGCACTGCTCTGCGTCAACTAGAGCTCATCGATCAGTACCTCGCGGCCTGCCAGCTCGGTATCACGATGACCTCGATCGGCATTGGGTTCCTCGGCGAGCCGGCGGTCGCGCGCCTGATCGAGCCGCTTTTTACGGGAGCCCTCGGGCACGCGGTCGCGCTCGGTATCTCGGTGACGCTCGCTTACGTTCTGGTGACAGCGCTGCACATCACGCTTGGCGAGCAGGTTCCGAAGATCTACGCGATCGTGCATGCGGAGCGCACGGCCGCGTTCCTGGCGCGTCCGCTCGGCTGGTTCAACACGCTGTTCCGTCCAGCTGTCCACGCGCTGAACGGCGCTTCGAACGCGATCCTGAGACTGCTGCGGGTCGACCCGCGCGCCGAGTTCGAGCAGGGGATCACGGCCGAGGAGCTCAAGTACCTGATCGTCCGTGGTCTGCGCGCCGCCCAGCTCGACCCCGGTGAGGCAGGGATGCTGTCAGGCGTCTTCCATCTCCACGAGCAGCAAGCGCGTCACGTAATGACGCCAATTCCGGCGGTTGTGACGTGCGACGTCTCGGAGACCGCCGGTGTGGCGCTGCGTCGGTGCGTCGATTCGGGACACACGCGCCTGGTGGTCACCGAGCAAGGGTCGACCGACAAAGTTCGCGGTGTTGTGCACGTCAACTCTTTGGCGCGACGCGTTCTCACCGAGGGACCGGACGCACCGATCGAGGGAGCGATCAAGGACGTCTTGATCGTTCCCGAGACGAAGCCCCTCGACGACCTCCTTGCCGACCTTCAGCGTGAGCGCGCGTCGATGGCTGTGGTGATCGACGAGTATGGGCGGACGGTGGGCATCGTTACGGTCGAGGACATCCTCGAGGAGATCGTCGGCGAGATCGCCGACGAGACCGATCCGGTGGTTACGGGCGTGCGCCGTTTGCGCAACGGCGATTGGTGGGTGCGCGGGCACGTTCCGATCACCGATTTGCGGGACTACGGAATCGATCTGCCGATCGAGCCCGGCGAGTACAACTCGATCGGCGGCTATGTCTTCGGGCAGCTCGGTCGCTTGCCGAAGCGCGGCGACTTGGTGCGGATCGACGGCTTCTCGCTCCGTGTCGAATCGGTGCGTGAGAACCGCATCGAGGCGGTACGCATCCGCGACCATCGCGGCGAACCGCCGCCATCGCAGGAGCGCCAAAAGGACGACCGCAACGGCCAAAAAGACGGCCGTGCCGACAGCGGGCGCGCGGCTTACTCAGAGCCGCCGCCTCCCGGCGAGGGGCGGCCGGTCGAGCGCGCGGCTGCCGATCCCGACGCGCGGACGAGCTGA
- a CDS encoding 3-hydroxyacyl-CoA dehydrogenase family protein: MANERTEKLGIVGSGTIGAGLARAAADAGIDVLVWARVPERARARLKRDLPVTNDLAALADRELVVESVAEELETKRELLGRLDAALPADTVLASTTSSLSVAELARASGRPERFGALHVFNPVEKMKLVELAFPAEASEETRSLLHGVCEQLGKVAVEVPDVPGFVVNRLLFPYLFDAVRLLEETGLEPQAIDTCMKLGAGHPMGPLALLDFVGLDVSAAIGESIGVEIPPRVRELIAQGRLGRKTKAGFYEYE, translated from the coding sequence TTGGCGAACGAGCGAACCGAAAAGCTGGGCATCGTCGGCAGCGGCACGATTGGCGCGGGTCTCGCGCGTGCTGCAGCCGACGCGGGAATCGACGTGCTGGTCTGGGCGCGTGTCCCCGAGCGTGCACGCGCCCGGCTGAAGCGCGATCTGCCGGTAACCAACGACCTAGCAGCACTCGCCGATCGCGAGCTCGTCGTCGAGTCAGTCGCTGAGGAGCTCGAGACCAAGCGGGAGCTGTTGGGCCGTCTCGACGCTGCGCTGCCCGCCGACACCGTGCTCGCGAGCACGACGTCCTCGCTGTCGGTCGCGGAGTTGGCAAGGGCAAGCGGACGACCCGAGCGCTTCGGCGCGCTTCACGTCTTCAACCCCGTCGAGAAGATGAAGCTCGTTGAGCTCGCCTTCCCGGCCGAGGCGAGTGAGGAGACGCGGTCCCTGCTGCACGGTGTGTGCGAGCAGCTCGGCAAGGTCGCGGTCGAGGTGCCCGACGTACCGGGGTTCGTCGTCAACCGCCTGCTCTTCCCCTACCTGTTCGACGCTGTGCGCCTGCTCGAGGAAACGGGTCTCGAACCACAGGCGATCGACACCTGCATGAAGCTCGGCGCCGGGCACCCGATGGGGCCACTCGCCCTGCTCGACTTCGTGGGGCTTGACGTGTCGGCGGCGATCGGAGAGTCGATCGGGGTCGAGATCCCTCCGCGCGTGCGTGAACTGATCGCCCAGGGCCGTCTTGGCCGCAAGACCAAGGCGGGCTTTTACGAGTACGAGTAG
- a CDS encoding thiolase family protein: MRNGAGREVVIVEAARTPIGRGHPEKGYYKDVHPNELLGACYKAVIERAGIEPSLVEDVICGCVQQYGEQSFNIGRNAWLQAGLPIETPATTVDRQCGSAQQAVNFAAALIASGVHDVVIGAGVEHMGHIPMGVGFKWVDEVGTPWPKELLERYALVPQGISAEMIAAKWEIPRSELDELGLRSHRLAHQATEEGRFEREIVPFQVNGTTYVTDQGIRPDTSLEKLAELKPAFPQAAPYVGGEENLKVTAGNSSQISDGAAAVLLMSREKAEALGLEPRARIVDQTTVGVDPVIMLTGPIPATRRILERNGMTINDIDLIEINEAFASVVAAWRRELEPDMDRVNVNGGAIALGHPLGSTGARLITTLLHELERRDAEIGFVTMCCGGGLGTGTLIQRI, translated from the coding sequence ATGAGGAACGGTGCTGGGCGCGAAGTCGTAATCGTCGAGGCCGCGCGTACGCCAATTGGGCGCGGGCACCCGGAGAAGGGCTACTACAAGGACGTCCATCCGAACGAGCTGCTCGGCGCTTGCTACAAGGCGGTTATCGAGCGCGCCGGGATCGAGCCGTCGCTCGTCGAGGACGTCATTTGCGGCTGCGTGCAGCAGTACGGCGAGCAGTCGTTCAACATCGGCCGCAACGCCTGGTTGCAGGCCGGGCTACCGATCGAGACGCCGGCGACGACCGTCGATCGTCAGTGCGGCTCGGCGCAACAGGCGGTGAATTTCGCCGCGGCGTTGATCGCTTCCGGTGTTCACGACGTGGTGATCGGCGCCGGTGTCGAGCACATGGGCCACATCCCGATGGGGGTTGGCTTCAAGTGGGTCGACGAGGTCGGCACGCCGTGGCCGAAGGAGCTCTTGGAGCGCTACGCGTTGGTGCCCCAGGGCATCTCCGCGGAGATGATCGCCGCCAAGTGGGAGATCCCGCGCTCCGAGCTCGACGAGCTCGGTCTGCGCTCGCACCGGCTCGCGCACCAAGCGACCGAGGAGGGCCGCTTCGAGCGCGAGATCGTGCCCTTCCAGGTGAACGGCACCACCTACGTAACCGACCAGGGCATCCGCCCCGACACAAGCCTCGAGAAGCTGGCCGAGCTGAAGCCCGCCTTCCCGCAAGCCGCTCCCTACGTCGGCGGCGAGGAGAACCTCAAGGTCACTGCGGGCAACTCGTCCCAGATCTCCGACGGTGCCGCCGCGGTGCTTTTGATGAGCCGCGAGAAGGCGGAGGCGCTAGGTCTCGAGCCGCGCGCCCGGATCGTCGATCAGACGACCGTGGGCGTCGACCCGGTGATCATGCTCACCGGCCCGATTCCCGCCACCAGGCGGATTCTTGAGCGCAACGGGATGACGATCAACGACATCGATCTGATCGAAATCAACGAAGCGTTCGCGTCTGTGGTAGCAGCCTGGCGACGGGAGCTGGAGCCCGACATGGACCGCGTGAACGTCAACGGCGGCGCGATCGCGCTCGGTCACCCGCTCGGGTCGACCGGCGCTCGCCTAATCACCACGCTTCTGCACGAGCTCGAACGCCGCGACGCGGAGATCGGCTTCGTGACCATGTGCTGCGGCGGCGGGCTCGGCACCGGCACGCTCATTCAGCGGATCTAA
- a CDS encoding acyl-CoA dehydrogenase family protein — translation MDLTLSPSEQKFRDELRAWLEANHPGPEPDDPDEAFEFRRQWQRKLHEGGWAGVSWPREYGGRGASVIEQAIYSEEMVRAKAPQPANILGLLMGGPVVIHHGTEEQRRRFLEPILSAEEIWCQGFSEPEAGSDLASLKTRAVRDGDEWVVTGQKVWTTYAHKAKWCMLLARTDPDAPKHQGLTYFIMDMEQDAVQVRPLRQITGEAEFNELFIEGARIPDENVIGGVGNGWAVAITTLMHERAGLGAAAAAGVRLMLDEVVELARERGLADDPIVRDRIAQFKIEVEALRFTSWRGLTQIQKRGVPGPEGSLPKWHWSEISQALTEFAIELRGEEGPVWDSRWVYRFLRSRANSIEGGTTEILKNIVAERVLGLPKLR, via the coding sequence ATGGACCTCACGCTTTCACCATCCGAGCAGAAGTTCCGGGACGAGCTGCGGGCCTGGCTCGAGGCCAACCACCCCGGCCCAGAGCCCGACGATCCTGACGAGGCGTTCGAGTTCCGACGTCAGTGGCAGCGCAAGCTGCACGAGGGCGGTTGGGCCGGCGTCTCCTGGCCGCGCGAGTACGGCGGCCGTGGCGCGAGCGTCATCGAGCAGGCGATCTACAGCGAGGAGATGGTCCGGGCCAAGGCTCCTCAGCCAGCGAACATCCTGGGCTTGCTGATGGGTGGTCCGGTGGTTATCCACCACGGCACCGAGGAGCAGCGCCGACGCTTCCTGGAGCCGATCCTCTCGGCCGAGGAGATCTGGTGTCAGGGCTTTTCGGAGCCGGAAGCTGGCTCCGATCTCGCGTCGTTGAAGACGCGCGCGGTCCGTGACGGCGACGAGTGGGTGGTGACGGGCCAGAAGGTTTGGACGACCTACGCACACAAAGCAAAGTGGTGCATGCTGCTCGCCCGCACCGACCCCGACGCGCCAAAGCACCAGGGGCTCACCTACTTCATCATGGACATGGAGCAGGACGCGGTGCAGGTGCGTCCGCTGCGCCAGATCACCGGCGAGGCGGAATTCAACGAGCTGTTCATCGAGGGCGCGCGCATCCCCGACGAGAACGTGATCGGCGGGGTCGGTAACGGCTGGGCCGTGGCGATTACAACGCTCATGCACGAGCGCGCGGGGCTCGGTGCGGCGGCTGCCGCGGGGGTCCGACTGATGCTCGACGAAGTAGTCGAGCTCGCCCGAGAGCGCGGCCTTGCGGACGACCCGATCGTCCGCGATCGGATCGCTCAGTTCAAGATCGAAGTCGAGGCCCTTCGCTTCACCAGCTGGCGCGGTCTCACGCAGATCCAAAAGCGCGGGGTGCCGGGGCCCGAAGGCTCACTTCCGAAGTGGCACTGGTCGGAGATCAGCCAGGCACTCACGGAGTTCGCGATCGAGCTGCGAGGCGAAGAGGGGCCGGTGTGGGACTCGCGCTGGGTCTATCGCTTCTTGCGCTCGCGCGCGAACTCGATCGAGGGCGGTACGACCGAGATCCTCAAGAACATCGTTGCCGAGCGGGTGCTCGGCCTCCCGAAGCTGAGGTGA
- a CDS encoding acyl-CoA dehydrogenase family protein, whose amino-acid sequence MNFDFNDDQQAIKRTARELLAARFTPDRVRELAEARRYDDEAWRELCELGWPGIFVDERFGGQGLGTVELVILAEELGYALAPLPFLSRAAAGLVLQAAGSDEQRERWLAPLARGELSATLALTHGGEARLVPDAAEADLLVAVEGGEAQLFERGSFEAQALDTIDLTRSYASVRVEGSGEPLPGDPSAGVDRALVALAAELVGIAQRTLEMAVQYARERKQFGRPIGAYQAVSHRCAQMLLETESARSLTYYAAWTAESEPESLPLASAMAKSYASDAGWRTSAQALQVFGGIGFTWEHDLHFFLKRARTDAHLWSMGRELRARVADLTGLERTAPTAA is encoded by the coding sequence ATGAACTTCGACTTCAACGACGATCAGCAGGCGATCAAGCGGACCGCCCGCGAGCTGCTCGCGGCGCGCTTCACCCCCGATCGCGTGCGCGAGCTGGCGGAGGCGCGCCGCTACGACGACGAGGCTTGGCGCGAGCTGTGCGAGCTCGGGTGGCCGGGGATCTTCGTCGACGAGCGGTTCGGGGGTCAGGGGCTCGGCACGGTCGAGCTCGTAATCCTCGCTGAGGAGCTCGGCTACGCGCTCGCGCCGCTGCCGTTCCTGTCGCGTGCTGCGGCCGGACTCGTGCTGCAGGCGGCGGGATCGGACGAGCAGCGCGAGCGTTGGCTCGCACCGCTCGCGCGCGGCGAGCTGAGCGCGACGCTGGCCCTCACCCACGGCGGCGAGGCGCGCCTGGTCCCGGATGCTGCCGAGGCCGATCTACTCGTGGCGGTCGAGGGTGGCGAGGCGCAACTGTTCGAGCGAGGCTCGTTCGAGGCACAAGCACTCGACACCATCGACCTGACCCGCAGTTACGCGTCAGTGCGTGTCGAGGGTTCCGGGGAGCCGCTCCCGGGCGATCCCTCCGCCGGTGTCGACCGCGCGCTCGTTGCGCTCGCCGCAGAGCTTGTCGGGATCGCGCAGCGGACGCTCGAGATGGCGGTCCAATACGCGCGCGAGCGCAAGCAGTTCGGGCGCCCGATCGGTGCCTACCAAGCGGTGTCGCACCGTTGCGCGCAGATGTTGCTCGAGACCGAGAGCGCCCGCTCGCTCACCTACTACGCGGCCTGGACGGCGGAGTCCGAGCCGGAGTCGCTGCCGCTCGCGTCAGCGATGGCCAAGTCCTACGCCAGCGACGCTGGTTGGCGCACGAGCGCGCAGGCGTTGCAGGTGTTCGGAGGCATCGGTTTCACCTGGGAGCACGACCTCCACTTCTTCCTGAAGCGTGCGCGCACCGATGCTCACCTGTGGTCGATGGGCCGCGAACTGCGGGCTAGGGTGGCCGACCTTACGGGACTCGAGCGGACGGCGCCCACCGCCGCCTGA